Proteins found in one Tsukamurella paurometabola DSM 20162 genomic segment:
- the iolG gene encoding inositol 2-dehydrogenase, with amino-acid sequence MNTTGIAVIGCGRIGRVHADSVAANDRSRLVRVFDPVAAAAKDVGERYAAEWTTEVEHVLAADDVDAVIVASPTSTHIDLLTRAVRAGKTVLCEKPIDLDIERVDACRADLGDLTDRVMLGFNRRFDPSFAEVRRRVAAGEIGRLEQLTIISRDPAPPPADYVRGSGGLFRDMMIHDFDLARFFLGKVVSVSALGANLVSDEIRAAGDIDGAVVALRGIGGELATITNSRRCAYGYDQRLEAFGARGALNVTNQRATSVQFSGPDRTDTRGRIHDFFLDRYTPAYRAELDAFIDMTRSGEPAEPGFGDGRAALALADAAARSLRAGEIVHLRR; translated from the coding sequence ATGAATACCACCGGGATCGCGGTGATCGGCTGCGGCAGGATCGGCCGGGTGCATGCGGATTCGGTCGCTGCCAACGACCGGTCGCGCCTGGTGCGGGTCTTCGACCCCGTCGCGGCCGCGGCGAAGGACGTCGGCGAGCGCTACGCGGCGGAGTGGACTACTGAGGTCGAGCATGTGCTCGCCGCGGATGACGTGGACGCCGTGATCGTGGCGTCGCCGACATCGACCCATATCGATCTGCTCACCCGTGCGGTGCGTGCGGGCAAGACGGTGTTGTGCGAGAAGCCGATCGATCTCGACATCGAGCGGGTCGATGCCTGCCGCGCCGATCTCGGTGACCTCACGGACCGCGTCATGCTCGGGTTCAACCGCCGGTTCGACCCGTCCTTCGCCGAGGTTCGGCGCCGTGTGGCCGCCGGCGAGATCGGCCGGCTGGAGCAGCTCACGATCATCAGCCGCGATCCTGCGCCGCCGCCCGCGGATTACGTCCGCGGATCCGGTGGTCTGTTCCGCGACATGATGATTCACGACTTCGATCTGGCCCGGTTCTTCTTGGGCAAGGTGGTGTCGGTGTCCGCGCTCGGGGCGAACCTGGTCTCGGACGAGATCCGCGCTGCGGGGGACATCGACGGTGCAGTGGTCGCCCTGCGCGGAATCGGCGGCGAACTGGCTACGATCACCAACTCCCGACGGTGTGCGTACGGCTACGACCAGCGTCTCGAGGCTTTCGGCGCGCGCGGTGCCCTGAACGTCACCAATCAGCGGGCCACCTCCGTCCAGTTCTCCGGACCGGACCGGACCGATACCCGCGGACGTATCCACGACTTCTTCCTCGATCGCTACACGCCGGCGTACCGTGCCGAACTCGACGCCTTCATCGATATGACCCGATCCGGCGAGCCCGCGGAACCAGGGTTCGGTGACGGCCGCGCTGCGCTGGCTCTCGCCGATGCCGCGGCACGGTCTCTGCGGGCCGGGGAGATCGTGCACCTGCGACGCTGA
- a CDS encoding Gfo/Idh/MocA family protein has product MTESIRQDGTPRPVRVAVIGMGWMGRVHAQAYARVSHHYPEGPARAVLVALADDVSGRAAQFAEQFGAERAYTDWREVVADPAVEAVSVTAPNFLHREIGTAVLAAGKHLWIEKPVGLTADDARAVADAATAAGRMTAVGFNYRNAPAVRAARDLIADGAIGAVTHARFRFFSDYAAHPDGALTWRYQRDRGGNGVLGDLGSHGVDLVRHLLGDIDALVADSAVFIPERAVPAGATSGHQRVAAGGARGRVENDDYAAAQLRLASGARCVVEASRVAVGEQNSYGFEVHGTSGMVRWDYRRMGELETSLGSAYQDQSVSTVYIGPGSGDFAAFQPGAANPMSYDDLKVIEAQCFLRSIVTGVPEGATAADAVYSARVVDAMTESVAAGRWVSL; this is encoded by the coding sequence ATGACCGAATCGATCCGCCAGGACGGTACGCCGCGACCGGTGCGCGTCGCCGTGATCGGTATGGGCTGGATGGGCCGGGTGCACGCCCAGGCCTACGCCCGCGTCTCGCACCACTACCCCGAGGGGCCCGCCCGCGCGGTGCTCGTGGCGCTCGCCGACGATGTCTCCGGCAGAGCTGCGCAGTTCGCGGAGCAGTTCGGAGCCGAGCGGGCGTACACCGATTGGCGCGAGGTGGTCGCCGATCCCGCCGTTGAGGCCGTGTCGGTCACTGCCCCGAACTTCCTGCATCGGGAGATCGGAACCGCGGTCCTGGCGGCGGGTAAGCACCTGTGGATCGAGAAGCCGGTGGGGCTCACCGCCGACGATGCTCGCGCGGTGGCCGACGCGGCGACCGCGGCCGGGCGGATGACCGCGGTCGGCTTCAACTACCGCAATGCGCCCGCGGTGCGTGCCGCGCGCGACCTCATCGCCGACGGCGCGATCGGGGCGGTGACGCATGCCCGGTTCCGCTTCTTCAGCGATTACGCCGCCCATCCCGACGGTGCGCTCACCTGGCGCTACCAGCGCGACCGCGGTGGTAACGGGGTGCTCGGCGATCTCGGTTCGCACGGCGTGGACCTGGTGCGGCACCTGCTCGGCGACATCGATGCCCTGGTCGCCGATTCCGCGGTCTTCATCCCCGAGCGAGCCGTGCCTGCGGGGGCCACCTCGGGGCATCAGCGGGTGGCCGCCGGGGGCGCACGCGGCCGGGTCGAGAACGATGATTACGCCGCAGCGCAGCTCCGCCTGGCCTCCGGTGCGCGGTGCGTCGTGGAAGCCAGCCGCGTCGCGGTGGGCGAGCAGAATTCGTACGGCTTCGAGGTGCACGGAACCAGCGGGATGGTGCGCTGGGACTACCGCCGGATGGGCGAGTTGGAAACCTCGTTGGGCAGCGCCTATCAGGATCAATCGGTCTCCACCGTGTACATCGGACCCGGGAGCGGCGACTTCGCGGCTTTCCAGCCGGGCGCGGCGAACCCGATGAGTTATGACGATCTCAAGGTGATCGAAGCGCAGTGCTTCCTGCGGTCGATCGTGACGGGCGTCCCCGAGGGCGCCACGGCGGCCGACGCCGTGTACAGCGCTCGCGTCGTCGATGCCATGACCGAGTCGGTCGCCGCAGGCAGGTGGGTCTCCCTGTGA
- a CDS encoding substrate-binding domain-containing protein, protein MLKTTGRFRGLISVTAAGLAVVVAVSGCSSTGGAPRETGDGGGAVGSSGTKRLTIAMVTHQQPGDTFWDLVRKGAEMAARKGNITLRYSNDPQAPNQANLVQSAVDAKVDGIAVTLATPSAMAPAVAAATKAGIPVVALNAGFAEYQGMGIGQYFGQDEVTAGRAVGDKLTREGAKKAICVIHQQGQVQLESRCAGVKSGFSGGTVENLNVNGEDMSDVQSKLTAKLQQDPSIDRIVALGAPFALGAAKARAGTPSKAAIVSFDTNAAMIDAIRSGDVAWAVDQQPYLQGYLAVDSLWLYLTNRNTIGGGQAVSTGPAFIDKGNVDAVAELAKAGTR, encoded by the coding sequence ATGTTGAAGACCACGGGTCGGTTCCGGGGGCTGATCTCCGTCACCGCGGCGGGTTTGGCCGTCGTCGTGGCCGTTTCGGGCTGCTCGAGTACCGGCGGTGCGCCTCGGGAGACCGGCGACGGTGGCGGCGCGGTCGGTTCATCGGGCACCAAACGCCTGACCATCGCGATGGTCACGCATCAGCAGCCCGGCGACACCTTCTGGGACCTCGTGCGCAAGGGTGCCGAGATGGCGGCGCGCAAGGGCAACATCACTCTGCGTTACTCGAACGATCCGCAGGCACCCAATCAAGCCAATCTCGTGCAGAGCGCTGTCGACGCGAAGGTGGACGGGATCGCGGTCACGTTGGCCACACCCAGTGCGATGGCGCCCGCTGTCGCGGCGGCGACCAAGGCGGGTATCCCGGTGGTGGCGCTCAACGCAGGCTTCGCCGAGTACCAGGGCATGGGTATCGGACAGTACTTCGGTCAGGACGAGGTCACGGCGGGCCGTGCGGTGGGCGACAAGCTCACGCGCGAAGGCGCCAAGAAGGCGATCTGCGTGATCCATCAGCAAGGGCAGGTACAGCTCGAATCGCGCTGCGCCGGTGTCAAGTCGGGATTCTCCGGCGGCACGGTGGAGAACCTCAACGTCAACGGTGAGGACATGTCCGATGTGCAATCCAAGCTCACGGCGAAGCTGCAACAGGACCCGTCGATCGACCGGATCGTCGCGCTGGGGGCGCCCTTCGCGCTGGGCGCCGCGAAGGCCCGCGCCGGTACCCCGAGCAAGGCCGCGATCGTCTCCTTCGATACCAATGCCGCGATGATCGACGCGATTCGCAGCGGCGACGTGGCCTGGGCGGTCGACCAGCAGCCGTACCTCCAGGGGTATCTCGCGGTCGATTCCCTGTGGCTCTACCTCACCAACCGCAACACCATCGGTGGCGGCCAGGCGGTTTCCACCGGACCGGCGTTCATCGACAAGGGCAACGTCGACGCGGTCGCCGAGCTCGCCAAGGCGGGTACCCGATGA
- a CDS encoding sugar phosphate isomerase/epimerase family protein, giving the protein MIDLPIRLAAAPISWGVCEVPDWGYQLSAERVLGDMRELGFTATETGPDGFLPADPPALRDALAGYGLSCVGGFIPTVLHDPDHDPLPDLLMAVDRIVAVGGEVAVLAAATGNAGYDARPTLDDAGWETLLRNLDRLAGAARERGVEAALHPHVGTMIEQRPEVLRVIEGSTVPLCLDTGHLLAGGTDPIEVVALAAHRVRLVHLKDVRAELAAAVRRGEYTYTAAVRAGMYTPLGAGDVDIAAIIAGLTAVGYDGCYVLEQDTILDAEADGDGAMRDVAASIAYLRTVCSTSA; this is encoded by the coding sequence ATGATCGACCTACCCATCCGCCTCGCCGCCGCCCCGATCTCCTGGGGCGTGTGCGAGGTACCCGACTGGGGCTACCAGTTGTCGGCCGAGCGGGTGCTCGGCGACATGCGCGAACTCGGATTCACCGCCACCGAGACTGGACCAGACGGCTTCCTCCCGGCCGATCCTCCGGCCCTGCGCGACGCTCTGGCGGGCTACGGCCTCAGCTGCGTGGGGGGTTTCATCCCGACGGTGCTGCACGACCCGGACCACGATCCGCTCCCCGACCTACTCATGGCGGTGGACCGGATCGTCGCCGTCGGCGGCGAGGTCGCGGTGCTCGCCGCGGCGACCGGCAACGCCGGATACGACGCCCGTCCCACACTCGATGACGCCGGCTGGGAGACGCTGCTGCGCAACCTCGATCGGTTGGCGGGCGCCGCACGCGAGCGCGGAGTGGAGGCCGCGCTGCATCCCCACGTGGGCACCATGATCGAACAGAGACCGGAAGTGCTGCGGGTGATCGAGGGCTCCACGGTCCCGCTCTGCCTGGACACCGGTCACCTCCTCGCCGGCGGGACCGACCCGATCGAGGTGGTCGCGCTCGCCGCGCACCGTGTGCGCCTGGTACACCTCAAGGACGTGCGTGCCGAACTCGCCGCCGCGGTGCGGCGCGGTGAGTACACCTACACCGCGGCCGTGCGCGCCGGGATGTACACACCGCTCGGTGCGGGCGATGTGGATATCGCGGCGATCATCGCCGGTCTCACCGCGGTCGGGTACGACGGCTGCTACGTGCTCGAACAGGACACCATCCTCGACGCCGAAGCCGATGGAGACGGCGCCATGCGCGATGTCGCGGCATCGATCGCGTACCTGCGGACGGTGTGTTCGACATCGGCGTGA
- a CDS encoding ABC transporter permease, with translation MTTDQEVDAAGSAPVTDERVKKQKALQRLIVRPEVGALIGAIAIFVFFLVVAPPFRSPEAFATVLYASSTIGIMACGVAVLMIGGEFDLSTGVAVTFSSLAASMLAYNLHLNTWVGSLLALALSLAVGLFNGYMVMRTKIPSFLITLASFLMITGINLAVTKLVTGQVATPTVADMQGFESARSLFASTISVFGVNVKITVFWWLLFTAVATYVLMRTRVGNWIFAVGGNQDSARAVGVPVTKVKIGMFMFVGLCAWFVGQHLLYAFDTVQSGQGVGNEFLYIIAAVIGGCLLTGGYGTAVGAAVGAFIFGMVNQGIVYAGWNPDWFKFFLGVMLLFAVIANNAFRNFAAKR, from the coding sequence ATGACGACAGATCAGGAAGTGGACGCGGCGGGCAGTGCACCCGTCACCGACGAGCGGGTCAAGAAGCAGAAGGCGCTGCAGCGGTTGATCGTGCGGCCCGAAGTGGGGGCGCTGATCGGCGCGATCGCGATCTTCGTCTTCTTCCTCGTGGTCGCGCCGCCCTTCCGCAGCCCCGAGGCGTTCGCGACGGTGCTCTACGCCAGCTCGACCATCGGCATCATGGCGTGCGGCGTGGCGGTGCTGATGATCGGTGGAGAGTTCGACCTCTCGACCGGCGTCGCGGTCACCTTCTCGTCCCTGGCGGCATCGATGCTGGCCTACAACCTGCATCTGAACACCTGGGTGGGGTCGCTCCTCGCACTGGCGCTCTCGTTGGCGGTCGGGCTGTTCAACGGCTACATGGTGATGCGGACCAAGATCCCCAGCTTCCTCATCACACTGGCGTCCTTCCTCATGATCACCGGGATCAATCTGGCGGTCACGAAGCTGGTGACCGGTCAGGTCGCCACCCCGACCGTGGCCGATATGCAGGGCTTCGAATCGGCTCGGTCCCTGTTCGCCTCGACGATCAGCGTCTTCGGTGTGAATGTGAAGATCACGGTGTTCTGGTGGCTGCTGTTCACCGCGGTCGCCACCTACGTGCTGATGCGGACCCGGGTGGGCAACTGGATCTTCGCGGTGGGCGGCAATCAGGACTCCGCCCGCGCGGTCGGGGTGCCGGTGACGAAGGTGAAGATCGGCATGTTCATGTTCGTGGGCTTGTGCGCCTGGTTCGTGGGACAGCACCTGCTGTACGCCTTCGATACCGTGCAGTCCGGCCAGGGGGTGGGCAACGAGTTCCTCTACATCATCGCCGCAGTGATCGGCGGCTGCCTGCTCACGGGCGGCTACGGCACGGCAGTGGGGGCCGCCGTCGGTGCCTTCATCTTCGGGATGGTCAATCAGGGCATCGTGTACGCGGGCTGGAATCCCGACTGGTTCAAGTTCTTCCTCGGCGTCATGCTGCTGTTCGCGGTGATCGCCAACAACGCCTTCCGTAACTTCGCTGCGAAGAGGTAA
- the iolC gene encoding 5-dehydro-2-deoxygluconokinase, giving the protein MTTGAPFDLITLGRVGVDIYPLQDGVGLDEVQTFGKYLGGSATNVAVAAARHGHSSAVITATGADPFGRFVHTELRRLGVDDRYVGTVSGLNTPVTFCEIFPPDDFPLYFYRDPIAPDLMIDGDALDLPAIGDARIFWATVTGLSREPSRSAHHAAWRARGRAPLTILDLDYRPMFWESAASASAEVGRALEHVTVAVGNREECAIAVGESEPERAADALLDRGVELAIVKQGPRGVLAKTRDERVEVSPYPVEVVNGLGAGDGFGGAICHGLLADWPLERALRFANIAGAIVASRRECSTAMPTTAEVADVLDDLERDHV; this is encoded by the coding sequence ATGACCACCGGCGCACCGTTCGACCTCATCACTCTCGGCCGCGTCGGCGTCGACATCTACCCGCTGCAGGACGGTGTGGGGCTCGACGAGGTGCAGACTTTCGGCAAGTACCTCGGCGGGAGCGCCACCAACGTGGCCGTCGCCGCAGCGCGGCACGGCCACTCGTCCGCGGTGATCACCGCGACCGGCGCGGACCCGTTCGGTCGATTCGTTCACACCGAACTGCGTCGGCTCGGCGTGGACGATCGGTACGTGGGAACCGTGAGCGGACTCAACACCCCGGTCACGTTCTGTGAGATCTTCCCGCCCGACGACTTCCCCCTGTACTTCTATCGCGATCCGATCGCGCCCGACCTGATGATCGACGGCGATGCACTCGACCTGCCCGCGATCGGCGATGCGCGGATCTTCTGGGCCACTGTCACCGGTCTCTCCCGCGAGCCCAGCAGATCGGCCCATCATGCGGCGTGGCGTGCCCGGGGCCGCGCCCCGCTCACCATCCTCGACCTCGACTACCGGCCCATGTTCTGGGAGTCGGCTGCGTCGGCGAGCGCCGAAGTGGGCCGCGCCCTCGAACACGTGACGGTGGCCGTCGGCAACCGTGAGGAGTGCGCCATCGCCGTCGGCGAGAGCGAACCGGAGCGCGCGGCCGACGCCCTTCTCGACCGGGGGGTCGAGCTCGCCATCGTCAAGCAGGGGCCGCGCGGAGTGCTCGCCAAGACTCGCGACGAGCGGGTCGAGGTGTCGCCCTACCCGGTGGAGGTGGTCAACGGGCTGGGTGCCGGCGACGGCTTCGGCGGGGCGATATGTCACGGACTCCTGGCCGACTGGCCGCTCGAACGCGCGCTCCGCTTCGCGAACATCGCGGGCGCGATCGTCGCCTCCCGCCGGGAATGCTCCACGGCCATGCCCACCACCGCCGAGGTAGCGGACGTCCTCGACGATCTGGAGCGTGACCATGTCTGA
- a CDS encoding alpha/beta fold hydrolase has translation MPRPRVPRAALFGRRSTTAAALIAVVLLVGGLMFACSPERGPSVRQTDAMIDGAGVALDTSFFVPDGATGPLPAVLLAHGFGGSKNDVAAEAKQLAADGYAVLTYTARGFGASTGRVGLDSPDGEVADARKLLDWLGTRAEVRQDGPGDPRVGVAGGSYGGALALLLAGHDRRVDAIAPRITYWNLEQALFPGGVYKKQWAGILFTMGGGCGKFEPTVCEMYTRVAQGGALTDADRALLAARSPASVGEAIRVPTYLAQGETDSLFPLDHADEAARRIAANGAPVAMDWIAGGHDGGDQESARVDARTRDWFDRYLKGEDAPAVPAYQVTRAGGIDSETGTQALRSATTDRYPGIGGSTSRTVEVTGEPQTAENPPGGAPPSISGVPGLGGSLGAAGALLGSAGLSRDLPAQSAAFESAPLDANLTVTGAPSITIKVDSAAPDAVLFAKLYDVSPEGSHVLPQQLAAPIRIPLTNGSATTTVRLPVIDHEFDAGHRLRVSFSTTDLGYLSPNASAAYTISATGPLTVPEVPALVSAARPLPTWVWALPVIALAAAAALVLVGRRRTPAAADPDLRDVALQITGLSKKYAGGDGYSVRDVTFRVDRGQVLGLLGPNGAGKTTTLRMLMGLITPDEGEIRVFGHVIRPGAPVLSRVGAFVEGAGFLPHLSGRANLDLYWRATGRPIEDAHFEEALAIADLGSALERPVRTYSQGMRQRLAIAQAMLGLPDVLVLDEPTNGLDPSQIREMRAAIVRYGDTGRTVIVSSHLLAEVEQTCTHVVVLRRGRLIAAGTVDQIVHADGPGAPRSLEDAFLQLTGGDE, from the coding sequence GTGCCGAGACCACGCGTGCCCCGCGCCGCCTTGTTCGGCCGTCGATCCACCACCGCCGCCGCGTTGATCGCGGTCGTGCTGCTGGTCGGCGGTCTGATGTTCGCCTGCTCGCCGGAACGCGGACCGTCGGTCCGGCAGACCGACGCGATGATCGATGGTGCCGGGGTGGCCTTGGACACCTCCTTCTTCGTGCCCGACGGGGCCACCGGCCCGCTTCCTGCGGTGTTGCTGGCCCACGGTTTCGGCGGTTCGAAGAACGATGTCGCCGCGGAGGCGAAGCAACTCGCCGCCGACGGGTACGCGGTCCTGACGTACACGGCCCGTGGATTCGGCGCATCGACCGGACGGGTCGGGCTCGACTCCCCGGACGGCGAGGTCGCCGATGCCCGCAAGCTGCTCGACTGGCTCGGCACCCGCGCTGAGGTGCGGCAGGACGGCCCCGGGGATCCGCGGGTGGGTGTCGCGGGCGGTAGCTACGGCGGCGCCCTCGCCCTCCTGCTCGCCGGGCACGACCGCCGCGTCGACGCGATCGCTCCGCGCATCACCTATTGGAATCTCGAGCAGGCGTTGTTCCCGGGTGGGGTGTACAAGAAGCAATGGGCGGGCATCCTGTTCACCATGGGCGGCGGCTGCGGCAAGTTCGAACCCACCGTGTGCGAGATGTACACCCGCGTCGCACAAGGCGGGGCACTGACCGACGCCGACCGCGCACTGCTCGCCGCCCGCAGCCCGGCGTCCGTCGGCGAGGCGATCCGCGTTCCGACGTATCTCGCCCAGGGCGAGACGGATTCGTTGTTCCCCCTCGACCACGCCGACGAGGCCGCGCGGCGGATCGCTGCCAACGGTGCACCCGTCGCGATGGACTGGATCGCCGGCGGACACGACGGCGGAGATCAGGAGAGCGCCCGGGTCGACGCCCGTACCCGCGACTGGTTCGACCGCTATCTCAAGGGGGAGGACGCCCCCGCGGTGCCCGCCTACCAGGTGACGCGCGCGGGCGGCATCGATTCCGAGACGGGCACGCAGGCGCTGCGTTCCGCCACCACCGACCGGTACCCCGGAATCGGGGGAAGCACCTCACGCACCGTCGAGGTGACCGGCGAGCCGCAGACCGCGGAGAATCCGCCCGGCGGTGCGCCCCCGTCGATCTCGGGCGTACCCGGTCTCGGTGGAAGCCTCGGTGCGGCGGGGGCACTGCTCGGTTCGGCCGGTCTCTCCCGCGACCTCCCAGCCCAGTCCGCTGCGTTCGAGTCCGCACCCCTCGACGCGAATCTGACGGTGACGGGCGCACCGTCGATCACGATCAAGGTCGATTCCGCAGCCCCCGACGCGGTCCTCTTCGCCAAGCTGTACGACGTGAGTCCGGAGGGCTCACACGTGCTGCCGCAGCAACTAGCGGCGCCCATCCGTATCCCACTGACCAACGGCAGCGCCACCACCACGGTCCGCCTGCCCGTGATCGACCACGAATTCGACGCCGGACACCGCCTGCGGGTGTCGTTCTCGACGACCGATCTCGGCTATCTGTCGCCGAACGCCTCTGCGGCGTACACGATCTCGGCGACCGGCCCACTGACGGTGCCCGAGGTTCCCGCGCTGGTGTCCGCCGCGCGCCCGCTCCCCACCTGGGTATGGGCGCTGCCGGTCATCGCCCTTGCCGCAGCCGCGGCGCTGGTCCTGGTCGGGCGCCGGCGTACTCCCGCCGCGGCCGACCCCGACCTCCGCGACGTCGCACTGCAGATCACCGGGCTCTCGAAGAAGTACGCCGGCGGCGACGGCTACAGCGTCCGTGACGTGACGTTCCGCGTGGACCGCGGTCAGGTGCTCGGCCTGTTGGGCCCCAACGGCGCCGGCAAGACCACCACCCTGCGCATGCTGATGGGCCTGATCACCCCCGACGAGGGTGAGATCCGCGTGTTCGGGCATGTGATTCGGCCCGGCGCGCCGGTGCTCTCCCGGGTCGGCGCCTTCGTCGAAGGGGCAGGGTTCCTTCCGCACCTGTCGGGCCGGGCGAATCTCGACCTGTACTGGCGTGCGACGGGACGGCCGATCGAAGACGCACACTTCGAGGAAGCGCTCGCGATCGCGGATCTCGGTTCCGCGCTGGAACGTCCGGTGCGCACGTACTCCCAGGGCATGCGGCAGCGCCTCGCCATCGCGCAGGCGATGCTCGGCCTGCCCGACGTTCTGGTACTCGACGAGCCCACCAACGGGCTCGACCCTTCACAGATCCGCGAGATGCGGGCCGCCATCGTTCGATACGGTGACACCGGCCGCACCGTGATCGTCTCCAGCCACCTGCTCGCCGAGGTCGAGCAGACCTGCACCCACGTGGTGGTGCTGCGGCGCGGGCGGCTGATCGCGGCCGGCACCGTGGACCAGATCGTGCACGCGGACGGCCCCGGCGCGCCACGCAGCCTCGAAGACGCCTTCCTCCAGCTGACGGGTGGTGACGAATGA
- a CDS encoding ATP-binding cassette domain-containing protein, producing MTTDNDEIVLGTEPPGVPLIELRDVGKSYGNIIALKGINLRVHAGEVTCVLGDNGAGKSTLIKIMAGLHQQSEGEVLVDGEPTRLESPKDALEKGIATVYQDLAVVGLMPVWRNFFLGQEMRSGFLRSLDVQAMRATTKEELFKMGIDLPDVDAPISSLSGGQRQCVAIARAIYFGARVLILDEPTAALGVKQSGMVLRYITAARDQGFGVVFITHNPHHAHLVGDHFVLLNRGRQKLDCTYDEISLDRLTQQMAGGDELETLSHELRK from the coding sequence ATGACCACGGACAACGACGAGATCGTCCTCGGCACCGAGCCGCCCGGTGTACCGCTCATCGAACTGCGAGACGTCGGCAAGAGCTACGGGAACATCATCGCGCTCAAGGGAATCAACCTGCGCGTGCATGCGGGTGAGGTCACCTGTGTACTCGGCGACAACGGCGCCGGTAAGTCCACGCTGATCAAGATCATGGCGGGCCTGCACCAGCAGTCCGAGGGCGAGGTGCTGGTCGATGGCGAGCCCACCCGCCTGGAATCACCGAAGGACGCCCTGGAGAAGGGGATCGCCACCGTCTACCAGGATCTCGCCGTGGTGGGTCTGATGCCGGTGTGGCGGAACTTCTTCCTCGGCCAGGAGATGCGCTCCGGGTTCCTTCGCTCGCTCGATGTGCAGGCCATGCGAGCGACAACGAAAGAGGAACTGTTCAAGATGGGCATCGATCTGCCCGACGTGGACGCCCCCATCAGTTCGCTCTCGGGCGGTCAGCGGCAGTGCGTCGCGATCGCTCGTGCCATCTACTTCGGTGCGCGGGTGCTGATCCTGGATGAGCCGACCGCCGCGCTGGGCGTGAAGCAGTCCGGAATGGTGCTGCGGTACATCACCGCTGCCCGCGACCAGGGATTCGGAGTCGTGTTCATCACCCACAACCCGCACCACGCGCACCTCGTGGGCGACCATTTCGTGTTGCTCAATCGGGGACGGCAGAAGCTCGACTGCACCTACGACGAGATCTCGCTCGACCGCCTCACCCAGCAGATGGCCGGCGGCGATGAACTCGAAACCCTGAGCCACGAGCTCCGCAAGTGA
- a CDS encoding GntR family transcriptional regulator gives MSQAAVSVELDRTSPVPLYYQLAQALEQSILDGRLVPGDRIENEIDLAKRLSLSRPTARQAIQALVDKGLLVRKRGVGTQVVRNEVHRAVELTSLYEDLVAAGQRPSTVLLDYRLGRADEEVADELGIEHDAQVVSIRRLRSADDVPLAILTNHLPAELAPAPDELQAKGLYQCLRGRGITIAHAQQRIGARISAGDEADLLDEQPGEAVLTMQRVAFNEVGTAIELGRHVYRASRYFFDVSVFSR, from the coding sequence ATGTCGCAGGCCGCCGTCTCCGTCGAGCTGGATCGCACCAGTCCGGTGCCGTTGTACTACCAACTGGCGCAGGCTCTCGAGCAGTCGATCCTGGACGGCCGCCTGGTGCCCGGAGACCGCATCGAGAACGAGATCGACCTGGCCAAGCGGCTGAGCCTGTCCCGACCCACAGCCCGACAGGCGATCCAGGCTCTCGTCGACAAGGGACTCCTGGTACGCAAGCGCGGGGTGGGAACCCAGGTGGTCCGCAACGAGGTGCACCGCGCCGTCGAGCTCACCAGCCTGTACGAAGATCTCGTCGCCGCGGGACAGCGACCGTCGACGGTGCTGCTGGACTACCGTCTCGGCCGCGCCGACGAGGAGGTCGCCGATGAGCTCGGTATCGAGCACGACGCCCAGGTGGTGTCCATCCGCCGGCTGCGCAGCGCCGATGACGTACCGCTCGCGATCCTGACCAATCACCTCCCCGCGGAGCTCGCCCCGGCACCGGACGAACTCCAAGCCAAGGGGCTCTACCAGTGCCTCCGCGGTCGCGGCATCACGATCGCGCACGCGCAGCAGCGGATCGGCGCCCGGATCTCCGCCGGCGACGAGGCCGATCTGCTCGACGAACAGCCCGGCGAAGCGGTCCTCACCATGCAGCGCGTCGCGTTCAACGAAGTGGGCACCGCCATCGAACTGGGGCGTCACGTCTACCGCGCCTCACGGTACTTCTTCGACGTCTCGGTCTTCAGTAGGTGA